The nucleotide window ACCGGAAACGAAAGCCCGACAGCCACATCAACGCAAATAGCTGCAATTATCTTCCAGCCGAATGGTGCGGTTCAGGCGAACGGATCGGTCGATACGAGCAAAGTGGTAGGGAAGAACAATGAACTGAACGTTGAGCGTCTCTGTGCATCCTGTCACACAGTCGGTCTTTACCTCTACAGCAAGCTCCTGACACACCAATTGGATATCTACAGCCAATGGCTCAACGCAGGCCATGCGGACCGGAATGCCGCTGCATTTGCCGAGTTCTCTGCGAATCCTGCAGCCTACATCGACGAGAGTACGGGCCAGCCCTTTCCTATCGCGGGCAGCCACCAGACTTACTACCCCTACGACATGGCTCTTACCAAAGCAGGCACAACGGCGAGCACCTCACAGAACGCAGGCAACAACAATTTCGCCTGCTTTAAGTGCCACAACGGCTTAACGTCTCTCGCCTGGCAGGCCAACACCCAGGGGACACCGGCTGCACCTGTCGTCTTCGGGGACGAGCCGGTTACATGCATCACCTGTCATGACACCCATACCCTCGTTCAGGGCACGGAGTTCGGTCTGCGCGTGCCCGTCATGATGACGAACTATTCGACGCAGTTCATCACGATTCAGGGCAATGTCTTCCTCGACAACACGCCGCTCCCCCCGATAGACCAGACAGAAAACGGAACGATCTGCATCTTCTGCCATCAGGGAAGGGAGAGCGGACTCACCCTCAATGCGACCAAGTTCGCTCCGGGCACCACGATTACCGGCAATTTCTTTAACCCGCATTATCTGGGGACCGCAGCCATGCTCTGGGCTGTCAACGGCTATGAATATCTGAACCAGTCGTACGGCTTCAACGCGCCGCACCAGGGCGCGAACTGTCCGACCTGCCACATGGACAACGTGACAGCGGACAATAAGAACGGCGGTCACTCCTGGAACCCGAACGTGGCCACTTGTAACACTTCGGACTGCCACGGGAGCTTCGGGCCGGTGCCGGCAAAACCCGGCAGCGCCTCTCCTAATGTCGCCGTCTATCGCGCGAGCTTCGATACGAACAATTACACAGGCGATCCGAATGGTTCCACACAACCTATCGCGGTTGCCATCCAATCATTGCAGGCAAAACTGATAGCGCTCCTGGCTGCTCAGAACCCTCCAATCTATTACAATGACCTGCAATACCCATACTTCTTCGCTGATCAAGCCCGCACCATCCCGTTCACCGCATGGACTCCCAGACCTTACGCAGCTGCCTTCAATCTCTCCTTCATCATCAAGGGTCTTCCTTCGTCAGCAACTTCACAGACCCTCGTGCCGAACTCATCGGCAGCGGTTCATGACTACAGGTATTGCATCGAACTACTTCAGGACTCACTGGTGAGTTTAAGCGGACAGCCGTTACAGACTATACTCCCCGGTGCGGTGAGGCCGGCCGGAACAAGGCCCGCGACGCAATACGGAGCGGGTCAATTATCCATACCGTAGTCAGTCGAATGATGTAAGGTCTTCCGACCGGCAAAGAAAAAGCCCCGGAGCGATCCGGGGCTTTTCTTTTGTCTTACGCTGAGGAGGTGTCTTAATCTTACGGCATCTCACCGACAAGAGGCGCACTTTCTGCAGAAGGTCCCAGGGCACGTATCATGTACCGGACTCTCTTACCGCTTTTCTCAGGATCGGTGAAGGACGGCAGCGCGACCTCACCGATGAGCGTAAATTCTGGTCCTCCCTCGACCCTGCGATAAACCCTGTATCCCTTCACCCATGCTTCCGGGCTCTCTTTCCAGACGAGGTGTACCCTGTCCTCACCCGCCGCAATCCTGAGATCGGAAGGCGGAGAGGGGATGAATGCAGAAGGGTTCACCTCGACCGTGGCAGAAGCATACCCCTCATCCCGTATTTCCGTATTGAGCAATGGCCTGATGCGGTAGTAGACAACCCTGGCGGGCAGAATACCCGCATCTCTGTATGACAAGGCGCATTCTGGTTCGCGATTGATCGGCATCTTGCCGAAGGCGCCTTCATCGGTAGTCTTATAGATGTTGTAGCAGACACCCTCCCCTGCACTATCCCAGGAAAGGGTGAGGGCGTCGGACCCTACGACAAATCCGATCTTCGCCGGAGGAGATGGGGGAGGTCGTGGAGTTGCGGTAACGATGTTCGAGTCAGCACTCGTGACTTCCCGGAGGTTCATCGCGATGACTTTATACCTGTAGGAGGTATTCAGTTCAAAATTCCTGTCTGCGAAGGAACTCTTGTCGGAGGCGATGAAGGCATACCTTTCAAAAGCGTCATCTTTTGATCTCAGGAGATAGAACCCCTTAATGGAAGATCTCAGGTTATCGGGATAAGCCCATGAGAGCAGAATCTCATCCTCTCTGTGGATTGCCGTCAGTTGGGTTGGTGCAGGAGGTTTTTCATACGACTTCAGCGTGGGAGGACCCTTCTTGCCGCAGGAAGCTATGAGAATTACCGCTACGAGCAACGGGAAGAGCCGGGCAACGAATTCCCTCATCTCTTCCTTTTCATCTTCTTCCTGAATCCCTCAATCCTCTTCCTGACCTCAGCGGGAGAAGTGCCTCCGCTCGATCGCTTAGCCGTGACAGAGCCTTCGGCGGTGAGATATCGGTAGACATCTCCTTCTATGAGAGGCGAAAATATTTGCAGGTCCTCGATCTTCAGACTGTCTAAGGTCAGATTGTTTTCTATACAATGGAGGACTATCCTGCCCGTAACTTCGTGGGCATCCCTGAAGGGCATCCCCTTTCTCACGAGATACTCGGCGATGTCGGTAGCCGTGGCATAAGCCTCTGAGGCCGTGTCGGAGAGCCTTTTTTTATTGAACCGGATGCGTGGCACCATCTCGGTGAGGACGGAAAGCGACGCCTTTACCGTATCCACGGCATCGAAGACCGGCACCTTGTCTTCCTGCATGTCCCGGTTATAGGAGAGTGGCAACCCCTTCATCGTGGTGAGAAGGGAGATAAGCGAGCCGTAAACCCTTCCGGTTTTGCCCCTCATGAGCTCCGCAGCGTCCGGGTTCTTCTTCTGCGGCATGATGCTCGAGCCCGTAGTGTAGGCATCGGGGAGCTCGATAAAAGAGAACTCCCTCGTGGCCCAGAGCACGAGTTCCTCAGCCATCCTCGAGAGATGCATCATGAGGATGCTCGCATCGGAGAGGAATTCGATCGCGAAGTCCCTGTCAGAGACCGCGTCGAGACTGTTTTCCGATACCCTGTCAAAACCGAGGAGTTTCGCCACATATTCCCTGTCTATCGGCAGCGACGTGCCCGCAAGGGCGCCTGCGCCGAGAGGAAGGACATTGACCCTCTTCAGACTATCCTGAAATCTCTCGGTATCACGCCGGAGCATTTCGACATACGCGAGGAGATGAAGCGACAGGAGCACCGGCTGTGCCCTCTGGAGGTGCGTGTATCCTGGCATGATGTAGTCACGGTGTTTCGCAGCGCTCTCCACCAGCTTCTTCTGAAGGTCCTCGAGGAGAGAGACTATTCTCCCGATCTCGTCCCTGAGATAGAGCCGCATGTCGAGGGCGACCTGGTCATTTCTCGATCGTGCCGTATGGAGCCGCCTCCCGGCATCGCCCGTCTTCCTGATGAGTCCAGCCTCGATGTTCATGTGAATATCCTCAAGGTCTCGTCTGAACCTGAATCTGTCCGCTTCTATCTCATCGGCTATCTCTTTCAGTCCGCGAACGATCTTCCGGGAATCCTCCATCGGGATTATTCCCTGCCTGCCGATCATCTTCGCATGGGCGATGCTCCCCTCAATATCGTATCTCCAGAGGCGGCTGTCAAAGGAGATCGATTCCGTGAAGGACTCGACAATGCCCGCAGTCTTCTCTCTAAACCTTCCTGACCAGAGTTTCTTCATGGCTAAGCATAAAATTTTGAGATTCTTGTGTCAAGGGTTTTCAACGTGATATGATAGCCGCATGTCGCAGGCGAAACTCAAGGTGATGCTCCTCCGCCACACCCCTAACCCCGAGGCGACCGTTGCCATGGCCGCTAAGCTTTGTTACAGTCCTTCGGACATAGGATCCCTCAGGGAGAAGATAGAGGAAAAAGACCAAAACGCCTTTGTCGAGAGGCTCGTGAAGATGGGACATATGAGCCCCGTCGAACATGCTTCGTTCACCTACGCCATAGAGGGGATATCCCGGGCATGCTCGCACCAGCTCGTCAGACACCGGCTCGCTTCCTACAGTCAGCAGTCACAGCGTTATGTGAGAGAGGAGGCGGGCTTCGATTATGTCGTTCCTCCCAGTATCAGCGGCGACAGGGAATTGAAGGAGTACTTTGAAGAATGCATGGCCGAGGCGCAAAAGGCGTATGATCACCTTGTGAGGAAGCTTCACGAAAAGGGCATAACCGGCGAATCAGCGAACCAGGATGCGCGCTTCGTCCTCCCGAATGCCTCGGAGACGAAGATCATGGTCACGATGAATGCGCGGGAACTCCTCCACTTCTTCCGCCAGAGGTGTTGCAACAGGGCTCAATGGGAGATCAGGCGGATGGCTGTGGAGATGCTGAAACTCGCAAAAAAAGTCGCACCGGTAATCTTCGCGAAGGCAGGACCCGGATGCCTTTTTGTACCCTGCCCCGAGGGAGAATATACCTGCGGGAAGATGAAAGAAGTCAGAAAGAAGTTTCTAGCCCTCACAAGTTGATCCTCAGACATCGCTACTATCCCGCTGTTTCTTTGACACCAAAATAAAATTTATTTTATTATAAATTTAAACTATTTAACATTGAGTCCTATTGCCATGTAATATATTTGGTTCGGGCATTCGATTCTTCAGGTTATGGTATAATGATAATCTTTTTTGAATCCCGGCTTCGAGAGGAAAGGTGAATGAACTCGACGAAATCAAGAGAGCTATTTAAGAAAGCCTTCAGGCTGATACCCGGAGGGGTCAACAGTCCGGTACGGGCCTTCAAGGCGGTAGGCGGAAATCCCCTCTTCATCAAAAGCGCAAAGGGTTCGAAGATTTACGACGCGGACGGCAACGGGTACATCGACTATGTACTCTCATGGGGCCCGATGATCCTCGGGCATGCCCATCCGGCAGTCGTGAAGGCGCTCAAATCCGCCATCGAAAGAGGCACGAGCTTCGGTGCCCCCACGGAACTCGAGATAGAACTCGCCGAACTCATCGTAAAGGCCTACCCTTCCGTCGAGAAGGTGAGAATGACAAGTTCAGGCACCGAGGCGACGATGAGTGCGATAAGGGTCTCGAGGGGCTTCACCGGAAGGGACAAGATAATCAAATTCGAAGGCTGTTACCATGGGCACGCCGACGGCCTGCTCGTGAAAGCCGGTTCCGGTGCGATGACCTTCGGAGTCCCCGACAGCCCCGGGGTTCCAAAATCCTACGCGAAAAATACGATAACCGTTCCGTTCAACGACATCAAGACCTTTACGGACATCGTCAGGAGAGAGTGGAAATCGATTGCATGCGTCATCGTCGAGCCGGTGGTCGGCAACATAGGATGCGTCCTGCCGAAACAGGGTTTCCTCGAAGCATTACGGAAGGAGACGAGGAAGTACGGGATCGTCCTCATATTCGACGAGGTCATGACCGGTTTCAGGGTCTCTTACGGCGGCGCGCAGGCGCATTATGGGATAAGGCCGGACATGACCTGCCTCGGCAAAGTAATCGGCGGCGGAATGCCTGTCGGAGCGTTCGGCGGAAAGCGAGAAATAATGTCCATCGTGGCGCCGGAAGGCCCTG belongs to Thermodesulfovibrionales bacterium and includes:
- the argH gene encoding argininosuccinate lyase is translated as MKKLWSGRFREKTAGIVESFTESISFDSRLWRYDIEGSIAHAKMIGRQGIIPMEDSRKIVRGLKEIADEIEADRFRFRRDLEDIHMNIEAGLIRKTGDAGRRLHTARSRNDQVALDMRLYLRDEIGRIVSLLEDLQKKLVESAAKHRDYIMPGYTHLQRAQPVLLSLHLLAYVEMLRRDTERFQDSLKRVNVLPLGAGALAGTSLPIDREYVAKLLGFDRVSENSLDAVSDRDFAIEFLSDASILMMHLSRMAEELVLWATREFSFIELPDAYTTGSSIMPQKKNPDAAELMRGKTGRVYGSLISLLTTMKGLPLSYNRDMQEDKVPVFDAVDTVKASLSVLTEMVPRIRFNKKRLSDTASEAYATATDIAEYLVRKGMPFRDAHEVTGRIVLHCIENNLTLDSLKIEDLQIFSPLIEGDVYRYLTAEGSVTAKRSSGGTSPAEVRKRIEGFRKKMKRKR
- the thyX gene encoding FAD-dependent thymidylate synthase, which encodes MSQAKLKVMLLRHTPNPEATVAMAAKLCYSPSDIGSLREKIEEKDQNAFVERLVKMGHMSPVEHASFTYAIEGISRACSHQLVRHRLASYSQQSQRYVREEAGFDYVVPPSISGDRELKEYFEECMAEAQKAYDHLVRKLHEKGITGESANQDARFVLPNASETKIMVTMNARELLHFFRQRCCNRAQWEIRRMAVEMLKLAKKVAPVIFAKAGPGCLFVPCPEGEYTCGKMKEVRKKFLALTS
- the hemL gene encoding glutamate-1-semialdehyde 2,1-aminomutase, giving the protein MNSTKSRELFKKAFRLIPGGVNSPVRAFKAVGGNPLFIKSAKGSKIYDADGNGYIDYVLSWGPMILGHAHPAVVKALKSAIERGTSFGAPTELEIELAELIVKAYPSVEKVRMTSSGTEATMSAIRVSRGFTGRDKIIKFEGCYHGHADGLLVKAGSGAMTFGVPDSPGVPKSYAKNTITVPFNDIKTFTDIVRREWKSIACVIVEPVVGNIGCVLPKQGFLEALRKETRKYGIVLIFDEVMTGFRVSYGGAQAHYGIRPDMTCLGKVIGGGMPVGAFGGKREIMSIVAPEGPVYQAGTLSGNPIAMTAGIETLKILSKKGAYEKLEKTMDRLERGLKDAAKKSGVKTKFYRAGTMFCTYFSDREVVDYETAKRSDTKRFGRFFTGMLQQGVNLAPSQFEAGFISLAHTGNDIEKTIRAAYKTLSGLDR